The DNA segment GTTACCGATATGTTGCATCCTGCAGCTGCTTCAGTTTATAGGCTGCAATTTATCAGCATCGTACAAGCCCAGCACTTAGCATAAAAACACGCATATTTCAATAACTGAACTCGTCCAGTGAACAAAGTAGGTAGCACAATGGAGATACCAAAAAGCTAGAGGGCATAAAAACTTTTTCACTCAAAGGAATAAATATGAATATTCTGAACTCTCAAGTCTGGAATTAAAttcaacaaataaataataatacaaCCTCTGCAAGGGTAGCAAAAAGCTAGAGCCTAGAGTCTACATAAAAGTGAATCCTAGAtcaaaattaaacaagtaaaataGATAGATAAAAACTGTAACCAGCTCAACTCAACGCAATAAAACAAAGAGGACCATAAGCTAAATGGAACCTCTACTTTGCCGGGCCATTTGAGATGGATAGCTTAGTCAAGCCTTCGCCAGTGGGGTTGAGCTCATCCCAGGCTTCAATCCACGTAACCATGGCATCCGCTAGCTTGGTGAAATAAGGATCTACCTTGGAAAGTTTGTCCTTGACCTGTTTTGACAGTTCGATATAGCACTGCTGAACACTTGTGCAATCTTTAGGAAGAGTTGCAGACTGGAAAAATGGAATGATCTCTTCTTGCCAGTAGATGCCTTTGTACTCCTTTTTAAGGTTAACAAAAGGATTGCTCGCTTTGCTGTGCCATATGTAGGGTAGACCAGTCTTGATACCCAGTCCCAAATGGTCACATATCACCTACAAAACACATATTCTATGTTAGGATTCTTTCATTCAACCAAATTGcttcaaccaaaaaaaaaagccATCATAAGGTAATCTTGGGATTTACTGACTAACCAGTTTTCCATCTTAGCAAGTTAACATAATTGCAGAAAGAAAAGATAATTACCTTGGTACACCAACCGGCCCACATATCGTCATAACGACCAATGGGCTGACCATCACCCATGAGCCCAAAGTACATTGCAGGTCCAATAAGCTCACGGTCGAATGCCAAATTCATTCCACACATGGGGAACAGAGTGCCTTTTGGAATTGTCATGACCGCATCAACATATCTGCAAAAGGTAATAATAAGAATGCTAATTAGATAAAGAAAGCTTTCTAAGTTACAACAACGACCAATTCAATAAGTTCTATAATTTGGCGTATGGAAAATATTCATGCCTCGTGTTCCTCTCACGTGGCTTAACAAGTTGAGTAGGTGCATCATAGTCAGGGATGTTGAGCCAAAGACCATGAGATACAGCCGTGGGAGCACCCTCGCGCATACTGAAAGGGTAGCCTCGAACAAAATCTGCACCTTCTCTGTATGGATCATAGAGAGTGTTGAAGAAATGTGGAGTGGAAGGACATAGGAGGTTCTTAATGTGTTGCTCAAGTGCATTGATGTCTTTGCCAGATGGGTCTTTGGCAACCTGTGCATCATCAGTGCAACAAGAGTTCAGCGTGTAATCAAACAACTATCAAGATCAACTATAGACCAAGGCATTGGAGTAAAACAATCAAAATCACAATTTGTTTCGAAATATTTGACGAAGGTCTAAGAGAGTTAAAGGGTAATTTTGACGAAGTGTTTCTTAAGGGGTATGCAAAAACCTGAAAAGACAGATAATATGGACATGTAGTAGGATTTTCCCCTTAAAGAAGCATGCAATGATTGGATAAATTTGTCAAAAGTGTGACAAAATTTCCAAATATATGGGCTAAGATGAAAGGCGTCTTCATTACTAGTAAAGCAGCCCTCAGATATGAAGTCATTATTTAAAAATGGATTTCATCATTGCCATGGGACCAAGTCAATCAACAAACAAAGATAGCACATGAAAGCATTCAACTCTAAAAGAAAGTAACATGAAGTGGTGTAGCATAATGATACTAAAGGTTGCTACAGACAATAGAAAACAAATAAAACCTCATGCCAGCCAATAGGTCATGTACCAAAACAGGGAGGGAAGCTACTACAAGATCTGGCTCAAATGCATCAAGCTTCAGTTGGTACTTTATTTATaaatatatacaactacaataatacaacaacaacaaaaacaaagtaTAATCCTACGTGTGAGTCTAGGAAGGGTACccgggtagagaggttgtttccaaaagaCAACTCGgcttatttataaaacaatacaagaaaaagaaaaactgagACCTAATGGTGCAAAATTGTAATATACACCACTTAAATTAACAATGTCAGCCCAATTAACTTCATAAAAATAAATCCATAAACTTAGATTAGCTTAAAACTATAACCACAGGAAAGTTGACCAACTTAAGAGATTTATGCCATCAAAGGATCTGTATACCTCGTATAGCTGCAGATCACCAGATTATTAATTGAAACTCAAAGGTCCATATAAAGAATACCCAAATCTAACTTAATTAAAGAGATCCATATAAATTATAAAGCTGCTAAGAGAAATTTATCACCTTTACCCTTTCAAAACCCTAGACAAAACCCCAAGTGAGTACCAAACAAAACACAAAATTGACACTTAAACCCCTAAAAATTCACCAAGATCCAATTTTTCT comes from the Nicotiana sylvestris chromosome 4, ASM39365v2, whole genome shotgun sequence genome and includes:
- the LOC104238946 gene encoding probable UDP-arabinopyranose mutase 2 — its product is MAGGSMAPTPLLKDELDIVIPTIRNLDFLEMWRPFFQPYHLIIVQDGDPSKIIKVPEGFDYELYNRNDINRILGPKASCISFKDSACRCFGYMVSKKKYIYTIDDDCFVAKDPSGKDINALEQHIKNLLCPSTPHFFNTLYDPYREGADFVRGYPFSMREGAPTAVSHGLWLNIPDYDAPTQLVKPRERNTRYVDAVMTIPKGTLFPMCGMNLAFDRELIGPAMYFGLMGDGQPIGRYDDMWAGWCTKVICDHLGLGIKTGLPYIWHSKASNPFVNLKKEYKGIYWQEEIIPFFQSATLPKDCTSVQQCYIELSKQVKDKLSKVDPYFTKLADAMVTWIEAWDELNPTGEGLTKLSISNGPAK